A section of the Oryza sativa Japonica Group chromosome 1, ASM3414082v1 genome encodes:
- the LOC4324857 gene encoding uncharacterized protein isoform X1, with amino-acid sequence MEPKRSPALPQPNVETKKSPPRAAAGGGGGGTAAVGGESPLSSLFHQPSHGAKGKEDIYSIFYKGQNGTAQAGTADGKSQWTPPKSRTVYTKDNKQSNQYDSVDTSCFGSSVNYGGRDYYGISGHKQSTESNDYKADKKDPSTDSHGDWWQGSFYY; translated from the exons ATGGAGCCCAAGAGGTCCCCTGCGCTGCCGCAGCCCAACGTGGAGACCAAGAAGTCCCCTCcccgcgctgccgccggaggaggcggcggcggcacagctGCCGTCGGTGGCGAGTCGCCGTTGAGCAGCCTGTTCCACCAGCCGTCGCATGGG GCAAAAGGCAAAGAAGACATATACTCCATTTTCTACAAAGGGCAGAACGGGACTGCACAAGCTGGGACTGCAG ATGGTAAATCCCAGTGGACTCCTCCTAAAAGTCGCACCGTGTACACCAAGGATAACAAACAGTCAAATCAGTATGATTCGGTTGATACGTCCTGTTTTGGTTCTTCTGTGAACTATGGTGGTCGAGACTATTATGGAATCTCTGGACACAAGCAATCCACAGAATCCAATGAT TATAAGGCGGACAAAAAGGACCCTTCCACAGATTCTCATGGTGACTGGTGGCAAG GTTCGTTTTACTACTAA
- the LOC4324859 gene encoding rop guanine nucleotide exchange factor 7, whose protein sequence is MGSGEEEREARSEAAFTDSADGSSSSSDAASADEWPVTLAAPPRKTAACGRVPGAEVVDSSKPHAQKRRAPSSEMEMMKERFAKLLLGEDMSGSGKGVCTALAIANAITNLCATIFGQLWRLEPLPPEKKAMWRREMGWLLCVSDHIVELVPTWQSFPDGTRLEVMTSRPRSDLYINLPALRKLDHMLIEILDSFRDPEFWYVEQGICAPDCDGSASFRAAFHRRDEKWWLPVPRVPPGGLRDKARKQLQHKRDCANQILKAALAINSNALAEMEVPESYLESLPKNGRATLGDIIYRYITSDHFSPECLLDCLDLSTEYQALEIANRVEASVYVWRRRIAAKPASVLGRATSGRSSWGMVKDMIIDTEKRELLAERAEGLLICLKQRFPGLTQTSLDMSKIQYNRDVGKSILESYSRVLESLASNIVARIDDLLNIDELNRHAEHFPQGDADCRIACNKAAVPPYQVPASGTPFVTAYATPSFSPAQLASPSKKERSPLGAGRRSYSNRGFGAKKALAIDLVNPEVMGVIISGGKMIDVSTTTEL, encoded by the exons ATGGggagcggggaggaggagagggaggcgcggagcgaggcggCGTTCACGGACTCCGCCGACGGGAGCAGCTCCAGCTCCGACGCGGCCTCGGCCGACGAGTGGCCCGTGACGCTGGCGGCGCCGCccaggaagacggcggcgtgcggccgcgTCCCCGGCGCGGAGGTGGTGGACAGCAGCAAGCCGCACGCGCAGAAGCGCAGAGCTCCCAGCTCAG AGATGGAGATGATGAAGGAGAGGTTCGCGAAGCTGCTGCTCGGGGAGGACATGTCCGGGAGCGGCAAGGGCGTGTGCACGGCGCTCGCCATTGCCAACGCCATTACCAACCTCTGCG CCACCATCTTCGGGCAGCTGTGGAGGCTGGAGCCACTCCCGCCGGAGAAGAAGGCCATGTGGCGGCGCGAGATGGGCTGGCTGCTCTGCGTCAGCGACCACATCGTCGAACTGGTCCCCACCTGGCAATCGTTCCCCGACGGAACCAGGCTCGAG GTCATGACAAGCAGACCACGATCTGATTTATACATCAATCTGCCAGCACTTCGGAAGCTAGACCATATGCTCATT GAAATCCTGGACAGCTTCAGAGACCCTGAGTTCTGGTACGTTGAACAAGGGATATGCGCACCGGATTGTGATGGCTCAGCTTCCTTCAGAGCAGCTTTCCACCGCCGTGATGAGAAATGGTGGTTGCCGGTGCCTCGTGTTCCTCCCGGAGGCCTGCGTGACAAAGCGAGGAAGCAACTGCAGCACAAACGTGACTGTGCTAATCAAATCTTGAAGGCTGCCTTGGCCATCAACAGCAATGCTCTAGCTGAAATGGAGGTCCCTGAATCGTATCTAGAATCCCTACCAAAG AATGGAAGGGCAACTTTGGGTGACATCATATACCGCTACATAACGTCTGATCATTTCTCTCCTGAGTGCCTTCTCGACTGCCTGGACCTGTCAACGGAGTACCAAGCACTGGAAATCGCCAACCGTGTCGAGGCATCAGTGTATGTGTGGCGCCGGAGGATTGCTGCAAAACCAGCAAGTGTCTTAGGCCGTGCCACCAGTGGCAGATCATCCTGGGGCATGGTGAAAGACATGATAATAGACACGGAGAAGAGGGAGCTGCTTGCCGAACGAGCAGAGGGCCTACTGATATGTTTGAAGCAAAGGTTTCCTGGACTGACGCAGACAAGCTTGGACATGAGCAAAATTCAGTATAACAGG GATGTGGGTAAATCAATACTGGAGAGTTATTCAAGGGTGCTGGAGAGTCTGGCGTCCAACATTGTCGCTCGCATCGACGACCTACTGAACATCGATGAACTGAACAGGCATGCAGAGCATTTTCCACAGGGTGATGCAGATTGCAGGATTGCTTGCAACAAGGCTGCTGTTCCACCGTACCAAGTGCCTGCCTCAGGCACACCGTTTGTGACCGCATATGCGACGCCCAGCTTCTCGCCGGCGCAGCTTGCAAGCCCATCAAAGAAAGAGAGGAGCCCACTGGGTGCAGGGAGACGGTCTTACAGCAACAGGGGGTTTGGCGCAAAGAAAGCCTTGGCAATTGATCTAGTTAATCCTGAAGTAATGGGGGTGATAATCAGCGGTGGTAAGATGATCGATGTCTCGACGACCACAGAGCTGTAA
- the LOC4324861 gene encoding universal stress protein PHOS32, which produces MTEAGGERRIGVAMDFSPSSKKALQWAADNLLRKGDTLVLLHIRHHGRDEAKNVLWSHTGSPLIPLEELMETAVRQRYDIPSDEEVFDMLNAVSREKELSVVLKMYWGEPREKVCEAVGELNLESLVMGSRGLGQIQRILLGSVTNYVLSNASCPVTVVKAK; this is translated from the exons ATGAcggaggcgggcggcgagcgCAGGATCGGCGTggccatggacttctcgccgaGCAGCAAGAAGGCGCTGCAGTGGGCGGCCGACAACCTCCTCCGCAAGGGCGACACCCTCGTCCTCCTCCACATCCGGCACCACGGCCGCGACGAGGCCAAGAACGTCCTCTGGTCTCACACCGGATCAC CGCTGATCCCGCTCGAGGAGCTCATGGAGACGGCGGTGAGGCAGCGCTATGATATACCTTCGGACGAAGAGGTGTTCGACATGCTCAACGCCGTGTCCCGGGAGAAGGAG CTGTCCGTGGTGCTGAAGATGTACTGGGGCGAGCCGAGGGAGAAGGTGTGCGAGGCTGTGGGGGAGCTCAATCTCGAATCGCTCGTCATGGGCAGCCGTGGCCTCGGCCAGATCCAGAG GATTCTGCTGGGAAGTGTGACTAACTACGTGCTGTCGAATGCGTCTTGCCCTGTGACCGTCGTCAAGGCAAAGTAG
- the LOC4324860 gene encoding uncharacterized protein — translation MKDWAPAIIASALFALLCPGGILQMPGRNRPVDFMNMKTSLASIVVHAVIYGLLLMLFLVILEAHLYI, via the coding sequence ATGAAGGATTGGGCGCCGGCGATCATCGCGTCGGCGCTGTTCGCGCTGCTGTGCCCGGGAGGCATCCTGCAGATGCCGGGCAGGAACCGGCCGGTGGACTTCATGAACATGAAGACCAGCTTGGCGTCCATCGTGGTCCATGCCGTCATCTACGGCCTGCTGCTCATGCTGTTCCTTGTCATCTTGGAGGCTCATCTCTACATCTGA
- the LOC4324857 gene encoding uncharacterized protein isoform X2, whose protein sequence is MERKNPLPQQESEPHVEGNKSPAPTSIVDDATNTTEDDSALRDLLYPQSLEAKGKEDIYSIFYKGQNGTAQAGTADGKSQWTPPKSRTVYTKDNKQSNQYDSVDTSCFGSSVNYGGRDYYGISGHKQSTESNDYKADKKDPSTDSHGDWWQGSFYY, encoded by the exons ATGGAACGCAAGAATCCGCTCCCTCAGCAAGAGTCTGAGCCTCACGTCGAAGGCAACAAGTCCCCTGCTCCCACCAGCATCGTCGACGACGCCACTAACACTACCGAGGACGACTCCGCGTTGAGGGACCTCCTCTACCCGCAATCTCTCGAG GCAAAAGGCAAAGAAGACATATACTCCATTTTCTACAAAGGGCAGAACGGGACTGCACAAGCTGGGACTGCAG ATGGTAAATCCCAGTGGACTCCTCCTAAAAGTCGCACCGTGTACACCAAGGATAACAAACAGTCAAATCAGTATGATTCGGTTGATACGTCCTGTTTTGGTTCTTCTGTGAACTATGGTGGTCGAGACTATTATGGAATCTCTGGACACAAGCAATCCACAGAATCCAATGAT TATAAGGCGGACAAAAAGGACCCTTCCACAGATTCTCATGGTGACTGGTGGCAAG GTTCGTTTTACTACTAA
- the LOC4324858 gene encoding non-specific lipid-transfer protein 3: MESKVRCVWFLLVVAVVVAAGVETVRGAGECGRVPVDQVALKLAPCAAATQNPRAAVPPNCCAQVRSIGRNPKCLCAVMLSNTARSAGVKPAVAMTIPKRCAIANRPIGYKCGPYTLP; encoded by the exons ATGGAGAGCAAGGTGAGGTGCGTGTGGTTTCTCCTGGTggttgcggtggtggtggccgccggGGTGGAGACCGTGCGCGGCGCGGGGGAGTGCGGCCGCGTCCCCGTGGACCAGGTGGCGCTTAAGCTGGCGCCGTGCGCGGCGGCCACGCAGAACCCGCGCGCCGCGGTGCCGCCCAACTGCTGCGCGCAGGTGCGCAGCATCGGGCGGAACCCCAAGTGCCTGTGCGCCGTCATGCTGTCGAACACCGCGCGGAGCGCCGGCGTCAAGCCCGCCGTGGCCATGACCATCCCCAAGCGCTGCGCCATCGCCAACCGCCCCATCGGTTACAAATGTGGCC CATACACCCTGCCATGA